Proteins from a single region of Thiomicrorhabdus sp. Kp2:
- a CDS encoding ATP-binding protein, protein MKKVKALYTKAILPEHQGNPFIEGLPQKQSAKDLMEFFAYYPEVDEEIRYHSDPLVREEYTQRLKSLRQPLPIYYDCFRAIETAIKAGYSSKNPFTPTTAQFLHYPVDERPEIEPRTGFFEPKADSITLKGESGVGKTSMLEQLLNYFPQIIEHDIYQGQKMEFTHQVVWIKVDCPNNSSVRELCEEILSMIDSALGEVTKPEPTIPKLMRQIEQKIKSSFLGLLVIDEMQRLVFKRTGGENNLLNFLHSLVNKLGVPLLFCANPPFDKTLAKTLKAARRAESGGYFEMEPLKRDSQGWDYFVHELWDLHWTNVTTDLTDDLNNKLFELSVGNLDLAHRIYRDAQRLVIGSGDERITEAVLEQAYATSCGLSSKTAEVIELRQQNLLPRRNKKSAINRQAEVKQEASKEKKKFIADITRVQHPEFETKLRELIEDIALIERVKDPDSLRKAVDQEDSLDYLRQNDLLLDDPLDKFG, encoded by the coding sequence TGCCTACTATCCTGAAGTTGATGAAGAAATTAGGTATCACTCTGATCCTCTTGTCAGGGAAGAATATACTCAGAGACTTAAATCATTACGACAGCCACTTCCTATTTATTATGATTGCTTTAGAGCAATTGAAACGGCTATAAAAGCAGGTTATTCAAGTAAGAACCCATTCACACCGACGACAGCTCAGTTTTTACATTATCCAGTGGATGAACGGCCTGAAATAGAACCTCGGACGGGTTTTTTTGAGCCTAAAGCAGATAGCATCACTTTAAAGGGAGAAAGTGGAGTTGGAAAAACTTCCATGTTGGAACAACTGCTGAACTACTTTCCTCAAATCATCGAACACGATATCTACCAAGGGCAGAAAATGGAATTTACACACCAAGTTGTTTGGATAAAAGTTGATTGTCCAAATAACTCAAGTGTAAGAGAGCTGTGTGAAGAAATCTTATCGATGATTGATTCAGCTTTAGGTGAGGTTACAAAACCTGAGCCAACCATTCCTAAGTTGATGAGGCAAATTGAGCAAAAAATTAAGTCAAGTTTTTTAGGGTTGTTGGTCATTGATGAAATGCAAAGACTCGTGTTTAAACGAACAGGTGGTGAAAATAATTTATTAAACTTTCTACATAGCTTAGTTAATAAACTAGGAGTGCCTCTTTTGTTTTGCGCGAATCCTCCTTTTGACAAAACACTTGCTAAAACTTTGAAGGCTGCAAGAAGAGCTGAAAGTGGTGGTTATTTCGAAATGGAACCTTTGAAGAGAGATAGTCAAGGATGGGATTATTTTGTTCATGAGTTGTGGGACTTACATTGGACAAATGTAACAACTGATTTGACTGATGACTTAAATAATAAATTGTTTGAGTTATCTGTTGGTAACTTAGATTTGGCACACAGAATATATAGAGACGCTCAGAGGCTTGTAATTGGTTCAGGTGATGAAAGAATTACTGAAGCTGTTTTGGAACAAGCTTATGCTACTTCTTGTGGATTGTCATCAAAAACGGCGGAAGTTATAGAGCTTAGACAACAAAACTTATTACCAAGACGAAACAAAAAATCAGCTATTAATAGACAAGCAGAAGTTAAACAAGAAGCATCAAAAGAAAAAAAGAAATTTATCGCAGATATTACTAGAGTGCAACATCCTGAATTTGAAACTAAACTCAGGGAGTTAATAGAAGATATAGCATTGATAGAACGAGTCAAAGATCCTGATAGTTTAAGGAAAGCAGTTGATCAAGAAGACTCTCTTGATTATCTGCGTCAGAATGATTTACTTCTTGATGACCCTCTTGATAAGTTTGGCTAA